The window GTGCACCAGCAGTACACCACCGGCCAGACGCGCCGGCGCGGTGACTTGCTGCTTGAAGTAGAACAGGATGTTGCCAGGGTTGGCCGGATCGAAATCCTTCATCTTGTCGCGGAACACGAACTGGTCCCTGAAGTACACCAGGCTGTAGGAGCCGTTGGGCTGCGGCGTGGCCTGGGTCACCAGGCGGGTCACGCTGCCGCCGCGATAGCGAGTGATGTGGTTCCAGATCACTTCCACACCGCTCTGGGGAATCGGGAACGGCACAGCCGTCTCGAAGTTCTCCAGACCGTTACCGCCGGACACCAGCTTGGTGTTCACCGCGTTTTTCTTGATGGAGGCATACACGTCATCCGGCACGGTGGCGCCGCGATGGGATGGGTAGACCGGCATCTTGAAGGATTCCGGGTATCGCTTGAACATCGCGTACTGGCCCGGCGCGAGCTTGTCTTTGTACTGGTCGACGTTCTGCGCAGTGATGGTGAACAGCGGCTTTTCACTGGCGTACGGGTCGGAAAGGAAACCCTTGCTGTCCACGCTGCCGGCGTTCTTGGCCATGGGTTTCCAGGCCGGGATCGAACCGTCGGCATTGCCGGCCATTTCGGCGCCCATCGGCGTCAGGCTTTTGCCCAGTTTGTCGGCTTCGGCGGCAGGCACAGCCGCCATGACGCTGGCGGCCAGCAGGGATAGCCCCAAAACACCGACCTGCAACAGACTCTTTGTTATTTTCATAGTGTGTCGTCCTGAAATACTGTGCTTAGAAGGTCACGCCGACGCTGAGCGCCAGGAAATCGCGATCGTCCACGGTGCTGAAGTCGCCACCAAAGAAGTTGGTGTAGGCCAGGCTCGCGTTGTAGGTGTTCTGGTACTCGGCATCCAGTCCGAGGCTGACGGCTTTGCGGCCTTCTTCAAAGTTGGCGCCCGGGCCTGGCGAGTAGCCTTTGACGTCATGGGACCAGGCCACGTTGGGCTTGAGGTTCACACCGGCGAACACGTCCGGGTATTCCCAGATGGCGCGGGCACGGTAGCCCCAGGAAGTGGAGGTGGTGAAGCCGTCGTTGTTGCAGTTGCTGTTCACATCGGCACTGGTCTGGCCACCACCTGCCGCAGTCGAGCCATTGAGCAGGTTACAGAAACCGTTGGGCAGTTCGCCCGGACCAAACACCGGGTCACGGCCGTAACGAGCGTCGGACCTGCTTTCCAGGCCGCCCACGTAGGTCACGCCGACTTCGCCCACCAGGGTCAGACGGCTGGCGCCCATGACCTGATCCAGGAAGTGGGTGAACGTGGTCTGGAACTGAGTGATTTCCTTACGGTTATAGCCATGCAGGTCCTGACCCGGCGAGCCAGGGAGGATCGAAGCATTGCCAAGACCGGGAAGCGGGGTCACACCGGCGAAAAGAATGTCCGTGGTGCTCAGTTGCACCGGGGCGTTCGGACGATAGCTCAGTTCACCGCTCCACGCCGTACCGGTAGGCAAGGTGGTGG is drawn from Pseudomonas rhizophila and contains these coding sequences:
- a CDS encoding DUF1329 domain-containing protein, with the translated sequence MKITKSLLQVGVLGLSLLAASVMAAVPAAEADKLGKSLTPMGAEMAGNADGSIPAWKPMAKNAGSVDSKGFLSDPYASEKPLFTITAQNVDQYKDKLAPGQYAMFKRYPESFKMPVYPSHRGATVPDDVYASIKKNAVNTKLVSGGNGLENFETAVPFPIPQSGVEVIWNHITRYRGGSVTRLVTQATPQPNGSYSLVYFRDQFVFRDKMKDFDPANPGNILFYFKQQVTAPARLAGGVLLVHETLDQVKEPRSAWVYNAGQRRVRRAPQVSYDGPGTAADGLRTSDNLDMYNGAPDRYDWKLVGKKELYIASNSYKIDSPQLKYADIIKAGHINQDLARYELRRVWHVTATLKEGQRHIYAKRDFYIDEDTWQAAVIDHYDGRGQLWRVAEAHAENYYDKQVPWYALETLYDLQSGRYLALGMKNEEKSAYDFGFTASTAEFTPNALRQEGIR